Genomic segment of Bicyclus anynana chromosome 7, ilBicAnyn1.1, whole genome shotgun sequence:
tttttgaattttctattTCATCAGAAACATCGTCTTCAGTAATTGTAGTGGTttctatattgttttttaatttaataattagtgTTTCTGCTTCGATGACATCATCATACTTTTCAGTAATTTTTGTATAGTCCCATTTATTAACAACTCTTTCCGTGTTTTCTTCAATATCAGATTTCCTCAAATTGAAATAGTGATCTGGTATTTTAGCATCTTCGGGgctgaattttataatttcaggtGCGTTAGTGGTGGCTCTCTCTGTAATGCTTTCTATTAATGGTATAATAGGTACAGTCGGATAAATTGGGGTGATGGTCCTAGATTCAATAGGTACTATCCCTGAACTACCTATATGATAATCTTCGACAAGCGAATAATTTAACATGGGATGCTCTGTCATAAAATTTAACCATGACCTTGGCGTTGTAGAACTAGAATTGGATTCTTCTTTGGGACTGTTTTCAGGGAGAACTATAGGTTGGATTGAACTTTTTTCTGTTCTTTCATTTGACGTAAAAACACTTAAGGGCACTAACCTTTTAAAGGTAATTGTCTTATTTTCACCTGTTTTGGCTGCGGTGatggtaatattttttcttttttccacaAAAATATTAGGCCGTTTATATGTGTACATGGATCTTCTGAAAGGCATAGTTGATTTTCTTCTAAATTGAAATAAAGGCTTTGGTGacgttatataaattttattaatgttacttTCATTCAAAGAACTTTCAGTAGTCGACTGTTGAGATGAAAACAGATTAAACTTTATATCCAAAAGCTTTGGTTGACTATCATGGTCATGGAGAGATATGTCTTCCTGAGAAGATTCTATTTCGACTTTTTTAGCAAAATCATGAAGATTAGATGAGCACTCTGCATTGTTACAGTTTTGTGGTCGTTTTCTTTTGGTAATTGGTCTAAATACATGTTTAATACCATTGTTTTTCTGTTTACTTAGAGATGAAAAGACAGATGGAGCAAACCTATAACCATCTACTAATAAATTTATGTCGCCAGGATTATCAGGTCTAAATGTATACAATGGATCAGAGTTATGGTTTgaatttactttataatttattgattcTTGAGGACTATTGTCTC
This window contains:
- the LOC112045765 gene encoding uncharacterized protein LOC112045765, encoding MSTEGSDSTSSSGIRQFGLYRTIDARTEEFLRLSRKRQIRQGCACAAISTAITVTIVIIVLLIYEYMIVVETNVVQKKTSSNKIRFIGKDKPIAERLDRTHFGFDQDYYERMPLLVNALQEVSYVDSLGETSISRSRKRHYNTNRFKSATSSSVNGFIRRTSPRPFIFEYRSPYPMPFSKSQGTPRNWAEHYRNAQRLKNLHDVIKYLEKTLNAKFGDIYLPTRAQIAFSGIYLPPAEHPAKDSYLPVRDNSPQESINYKVNSNHNSDPLYTFRPDNPGDINLLVDGYRFAPSVFSSLSKQKNNGIKHVFRPITKRKRPQNCNNAECSSNLHDFAKKVEIESSQEDISLHDHDSQPKLLDIKFNLFSSQQSTTESSLNESNINKIYITSPKPLFQFRRKSTMPFRRSMYTYKRPNIFVEKRKNITITAAKTGENKTITFKRLVPLSVFTSNERTEKSSIQPIVLPENSPKEESNSSSTTPRSWLNFMTEHPMLNYSLVEDYHIGSSGIVPIESRTITPIYPTVPIIPLIESITERATTNAPEIIKFSPEDAKIPDHYFNLRKSDIEENTERVVNKWDYTKITEKYDDVIEAETLIIKLKNNIETTTITEDDVSDEIENSKNEEAEDYIETKTSATYVPQINGHHRSYKSLTTLLRENSEKYRKKRIENLFITRTIQNQTYVPMYVEIKRNRSSFIDHDIGSSYE